From Pongo pygmaeus isolate AG05252 chromosome 1, NHGRI_mPonPyg2-v2.0_pri, whole genome shotgun sequence, one genomic window encodes:
- the PSMD4 gene encoding 26S proteasome non-ATPase regulatory subunit 4 isoform X1 has translation MVLESTMVCVDNSEYMRNGDFLPTRLQAQQDAVNIVCHSKTRSNPENNVGLITLANDCEVLTTLTPDTGRILSKLHTVQPKGKITFCTGIRVAHLALKHRQGKNHKMRIIAFVGSPVEDNEKDLVKLAKRLKKEKVNVDIINFGEEEVNTEKLTAFVNTLNGKDGTGSHLVTVPPGPSLADALISSPILAGEGGAMLGLGASDFEFGVDPSADPELALALRVSMEEQRQRQEEEARRAAAASAAEAGIATTGTEGERDSDDALLKMTISQQEFGRTGLPDLSSMTEEEQIAYAMQMSLQGAEFGQAESADIDASSAMDTSEPAKEEDDYDVMQDPEFLQSVLENLPGVDPNNEAIRNAMGSLASQATKDSKKDKKEEDKK, from the exons ATGGTGTTGGAAAGCACTATGGTGTG TGTGGACAACAGTGAGTATATGCGGAATGGAGACTTCTTACCCACCCGGCTGCAGGCCCAGCAGGATGCTGTCAACATAGTTTGTCATTCAAAGACCCGCAGCAACCCTGAGAACAACGTGGGCCTTATCACACTGGCTAA TGACTGTGAAGTGCTGACCACACTCACCCCAGACACTGGCCGTATCCTGTCCAAGCTACATACTGTCCAACCCAAGGGCAAGATCACCTTCTGCACGGGCATCCGCGTGGCCCAT CTGGCTCTGAAGCACCGACAAGGCAAGAATCACAAGATGCGCATCATTGCCTTTGTGGGAAGCCCAGTGGAGGACAATGAAAAGGAT CTGGTGAAACTGGCTAAACGCCTCAAGAAGGAGAAAGTAAATGTTGACATTATCAATTTTGGGGAAGAG GAGGTGAACACAGAAAAGCTGACAGCCTTTGTAAACACGTTGAATGGCAAAGATGGAACCGGTTCTCATCTGGTGACAGTGCCTCCTGGGCCCAGTTTGGCTGATGCTCTCATCAGTTCTCCGATTTTGGCTGGTGAAGGTGGTGCCATGCTGGGTCTTGGTGCCAGTGACTTTGAATTTGGAGTAGATCCCAGTGCTGATCCTGAGCTGGCCTTG GCCCTTCGTGTATCTATGGAAGAGCAGCGGCAGCGGCAGGAGGAGGAGGCCCGGCGGGCAGCTGCAGCTTCTGCTGCTGAGGCCGGGATTGCTACGACTGGGACTGAAGGTGAAAGAG acTCAGACGATGCCCTGCTGAAGATGACCATCAGCCAGCAAGAGTTTGGCCGCACTGGGCTTCCTGACCTGAGCAGTATGACTGAGGAGGAGCAGATTGCTTATGCCATGCAGATGTCCCTGCAGGGAGCAG AGTTTGGCCAGGCGGAATCAGCAGACATTGATGCCAGCTCAGCCATGGACACATCTGAGCCAGCCAAG GAGGAGGATGATTACGACGTGATGCAGGACCCCGAGTTCCTTCAGAGTGTCCTAGAGAACCTCCCAGGTGTGGATCCCAACAATGAAGCCATTCGAAATGCTATGGGCTCCCTGGCCTCCCAGGCCACCAAGGACAGCAAGAAGGACAAGAAGGAGGAAGACAAGAAGTGA
- the PSMD4 gene encoding 26S proteasome non-ATPase regulatory subunit 4 isoform X2 → MVLESTMVCVDNSEYMRNGDFLPTRLQAQQDAVNIVCHSKTRSNPENNVGLITLANDCEVLTTLTPDTGRILSKLHTVQPKGKITFCTGIRVAHLALKHRQGKNHKMRIIAFVGSPVEDNEKDLVKLAKRLKKEKVNVDIINFGEEEVNTEKLTAFVNTLNGKDGTGSHLVTVPPGPSLADALISSPILAGEGGAMLGLGASDFEFGVDPSADPELALALRVSMEEQRQRQEEEARRAAAASAAEAGIATTGTEDSDDALLKMTISQQEFGRTGLPDLSSMTEEEQIAYAMQMSLQGAEFGQAESADIDASSAMDTSEPAKEEDDYDVMQDPEFLQSVLENLPGVDPNNEAIRNAMGSLASQATKDSKKDKKEEDKK, encoded by the exons ATGGTGTTGGAAAGCACTATGGTGTG TGTGGACAACAGTGAGTATATGCGGAATGGAGACTTCTTACCCACCCGGCTGCAGGCCCAGCAGGATGCTGTCAACATAGTTTGTCATTCAAAGACCCGCAGCAACCCTGAGAACAACGTGGGCCTTATCACACTGGCTAA TGACTGTGAAGTGCTGACCACACTCACCCCAGACACTGGCCGTATCCTGTCCAAGCTACATACTGTCCAACCCAAGGGCAAGATCACCTTCTGCACGGGCATCCGCGTGGCCCAT CTGGCTCTGAAGCACCGACAAGGCAAGAATCACAAGATGCGCATCATTGCCTTTGTGGGAAGCCCAGTGGAGGACAATGAAAAGGAT CTGGTGAAACTGGCTAAACGCCTCAAGAAGGAGAAAGTAAATGTTGACATTATCAATTTTGGGGAAGAG GAGGTGAACACAGAAAAGCTGACAGCCTTTGTAAACACGTTGAATGGCAAAGATGGAACCGGTTCTCATCTGGTGACAGTGCCTCCTGGGCCCAGTTTGGCTGATGCTCTCATCAGTTCTCCGATTTTGGCTGGTGAAGGTGGTGCCATGCTGGGTCTTGGTGCCAGTGACTTTGAATTTGGAGTAGATCCCAGTGCTGATCCTGAGCTGGCCTTG GCCCTTCGTGTATCTATGGAAGAGCAGCGGCAGCGGCAGGAGGAGGAGGCCCGGCGGGCAGCTGCAGCTTCTGCTGCTGAGGCCGGGATTGCTACGACTGGGACTGAAG acTCAGACGATGCCCTGCTGAAGATGACCATCAGCCAGCAAGAGTTTGGCCGCACTGGGCTTCCTGACCTGAGCAGTATGACTGAGGAGGAGCAGATTGCTTATGCCATGCAGATGTCCCTGCAGGGAGCAG AGTTTGGCCAGGCGGAATCAGCAGACATTGATGCCAGCTCAGCCATGGACACATCTGAGCCAGCCAAG GAGGAGGATGATTACGACGTGATGCAGGACCCCGAGTTCCTTCAGAGTGTCCTAGAGAACCTCCCAGGTGTGGATCCCAACAATGAAGCCATTCGAAATGCTATGGGCTCCCTGGCCTCCCAGGCCACCAAGGACAGCAAGAAGGACAAGAAGGAGGAAGACAAGAAGTGA
- the PSMD4 gene encoding 26S proteasome non-ATPase regulatory subunit 4 isoform X4 has translation MVLESTMVCDCEVLTTLTPDTGRILSKLHTVQPKGKITFCTGIRVAHLALKHRQGKNHKMRIIAFVGSPVEDNEKDLVKLAKRLKKEKVNVDIINFGEEEVNTEKLTAFVNTLNGKDGTGSHLVTVPPGPSLADALISSPILAGEGGAMLGLGASDFEFGVDPSADPELALALRVSMEEQRQRQEEEARRAAAASAAEAGIATTGTEDSDDALLKMTISQQEFGRTGLPDLSSMTEEEQIAYAMQMSLQGAEFGQAESADIDASSAMDTSEPAKEEDDYDVMQDPEFLQSVLENLPGVDPNNEAIRNAMGSLASQATKDSKKDKKEEDKK, from the exons ATGGTGTTGGAAAGCACTATGGTGTG TGACTGTGAAGTGCTGACCACACTCACCCCAGACACTGGCCGTATCCTGTCCAAGCTACATACTGTCCAACCCAAGGGCAAGATCACCTTCTGCACGGGCATCCGCGTGGCCCAT CTGGCTCTGAAGCACCGACAAGGCAAGAATCACAAGATGCGCATCATTGCCTTTGTGGGAAGCCCAGTGGAGGACAATGAAAAGGAT CTGGTGAAACTGGCTAAACGCCTCAAGAAGGAGAAAGTAAATGTTGACATTATCAATTTTGGGGAAGAG GAGGTGAACACAGAAAAGCTGACAGCCTTTGTAAACACGTTGAATGGCAAAGATGGAACCGGTTCTCATCTGGTGACAGTGCCTCCTGGGCCCAGTTTGGCTGATGCTCTCATCAGTTCTCCGATTTTGGCTGGTGAAGGTGGTGCCATGCTGGGTCTTGGTGCCAGTGACTTTGAATTTGGAGTAGATCCCAGTGCTGATCCTGAGCTGGCCTTG GCCCTTCGTGTATCTATGGAAGAGCAGCGGCAGCGGCAGGAGGAGGAGGCCCGGCGGGCAGCTGCAGCTTCTGCTGCTGAGGCCGGGATTGCTACGACTGGGACTGAAG acTCAGACGATGCCCTGCTGAAGATGACCATCAGCCAGCAAGAGTTTGGCCGCACTGGGCTTCCTGACCTGAGCAGTATGACTGAGGAGGAGCAGATTGCTTATGCCATGCAGATGTCCCTGCAGGGAGCAG AGTTTGGCCAGGCGGAATCAGCAGACATTGATGCCAGCTCAGCCATGGACACATCTGAGCCAGCCAAG GAGGAGGATGATTACGACGTGATGCAGGACCCCGAGTTCCTTCAGAGTGTCCTAGAGAACCTCCCAGGTGTGGATCCCAACAATGAAGCCATTCGAAATGCTATGGGCTCCCTGGCCTCCCAGGCCACCAAGGACAGCAAGAAGGACAAGAAGGAGGAAGACAAGAAGTGA
- the PSMD4 gene encoding 26S proteasome non-ATPase regulatory subunit 4 isoform X3, with protein sequence MVLESTMVCDCEVLTTLTPDTGRILSKLHTVQPKGKITFCTGIRVAHLALKHRQGKNHKMRIIAFVGSPVEDNEKDLVKLAKRLKKEKVNVDIINFGEEEVNTEKLTAFVNTLNGKDGTGSHLVTVPPGPSLADALISSPILAGEGGAMLGLGASDFEFGVDPSADPELALALRVSMEEQRQRQEEEARRAAAASAAEAGIATTGTEGERDSDDALLKMTISQQEFGRTGLPDLSSMTEEEQIAYAMQMSLQGAEFGQAESADIDASSAMDTSEPAKEEDDYDVMQDPEFLQSVLENLPGVDPNNEAIRNAMGSLASQATKDSKKDKKEEDKK encoded by the exons ATGGTGTTGGAAAGCACTATGGTGTG TGACTGTGAAGTGCTGACCACACTCACCCCAGACACTGGCCGTATCCTGTCCAAGCTACATACTGTCCAACCCAAGGGCAAGATCACCTTCTGCACGGGCATCCGCGTGGCCCAT CTGGCTCTGAAGCACCGACAAGGCAAGAATCACAAGATGCGCATCATTGCCTTTGTGGGAAGCCCAGTGGAGGACAATGAAAAGGAT CTGGTGAAACTGGCTAAACGCCTCAAGAAGGAGAAAGTAAATGTTGACATTATCAATTTTGGGGAAGAG GAGGTGAACACAGAAAAGCTGACAGCCTTTGTAAACACGTTGAATGGCAAAGATGGAACCGGTTCTCATCTGGTGACAGTGCCTCCTGGGCCCAGTTTGGCTGATGCTCTCATCAGTTCTCCGATTTTGGCTGGTGAAGGTGGTGCCATGCTGGGTCTTGGTGCCAGTGACTTTGAATTTGGAGTAGATCCCAGTGCTGATCCTGAGCTGGCCTTG GCCCTTCGTGTATCTATGGAAGAGCAGCGGCAGCGGCAGGAGGAGGAGGCCCGGCGGGCAGCTGCAGCTTCTGCTGCTGAGGCCGGGATTGCTACGACTGGGACTGAAGGTGAAAGAG acTCAGACGATGCCCTGCTGAAGATGACCATCAGCCAGCAAGAGTTTGGCCGCACTGGGCTTCCTGACCTGAGCAGTATGACTGAGGAGGAGCAGATTGCTTATGCCATGCAGATGTCCCTGCAGGGAGCAG AGTTTGGCCAGGCGGAATCAGCAGACATTGATGCCAGCTCAGCCATGGACACATCTGAGCCAGCCAAG GAGGAGGATGATTACGACGTGATGCAGGACCCCGAGTTCCTTCAGAGTGTCCTAGAGAACCTCCCAGGTGTGGATCCCAACAATGAAGCCATTCGAAATGCTATGGGCTCCCTGGCCTCCCAGGCCACCAAGGACAGCAAGAAGGACAAGAAGGAGGAAGACAAGAAGTGA